AACAATGACGTAAATAAACTCAAACGGCTGTATTATGAAAAAAATTATCATAACTGTCGAATTTCCTATGATATCAAACCACTGGAAAACCATCAAGCAGATGTTATTTTCAATATAGAAGAAGGTGAAAAAGTAAGAATTACCGCCATTGAATTTGAGGGCAATAAGTATTTTGACGACGATGATATAAAAGACCAGATGCAGACCCGGGAAAAGGGGTTCTGGTCCTTTATTACATCCTCAGGTGACCTTGATGAAACAGAACTTGACAATGATGTGCTTCGCATCGAAGCCTTCTATAAAAATAATGGCTTTATCAATGTTAAAGTATCTGACCCTGTCGTGAATATGGGTAAAGAAGAGATAACCATTGAGTTTAAAATTGATGAGGGAGAACAATATAAAAATGGAGTGGTTGGCGTTAAAGGTGATATCCTTACCACGGAAGAAGAACTATTAACGCTTTTACTTTCCCCTAAATCTGAATTGTATAACCGGGAACTTATCCGCAAGGATATGATCACGCTGAATGATTTTTATGCCAATCAGGGATATGCCAATGTCAGGGTTATTCCAAGGGTGGATAAAAATGATGACCAAGCCATTGTGAATATAAATTTTGACATTGAAAAAGGGCCGCTTGTCTACTTTAATCGCATTGTTATTACCGGCAATAATAAAACCAGGGACAAAGTAATACGAAGAGAGCTTGCCATTGAGGAGCAGGGGCTTTACAGTATGAAAAAAATTCAGCGCTCCAATCGAAACCTGGTGTTCAAAGACTATTTCCAGAACATCGATATTAAACCGGTTAAAACCAAAGAAGAAAACAAACGTGATATTCATGTCTCCGTTGAAGAAAAACCCACAGGGAACTTTTCTTTTGGCGGCGGTTTTTCAAGTGATGACGGCCCTTTTGGCCAGTTTTCTGTTGAAGAGCGTAACCTTTTCGGCAAAGGTCAGACAGGCAAATTCACCATCCGGATGTCCGGAGAAACTGCGTTGTATGATATCGGATTTACTGAGCCCTGGCTGTTTGACAGGCCTATATCAGCCGGATTTAATATTTATAAATTTGAGCACGAGTACGATCATTATGATAAAAATGCCTACGGACTCACCCTGCGGGCTGCCTCCCGCAGGTTCTGGGATTACACCACCATTGGCTTGGTTTACAACATTGAAAAGTTTGATATCGATGATGTTGAAGAAGAAAATACGTCGGTTTCAGAAGGTTCTTATCTGACATCAAGCATTATGCCCTATATCAGTTATGATTCAAGAAATCACAATTTTCTGCCCACCGAGGGCATGTATCACAAACTGTCCATTGAATATGCAGGGGAAATTTTAGGTGGTGAGATTGATTTTACCAAGTATCTTGTTGAATCCGCTGTCTTTTTTCCTTTGTTCTGGAAATTTTCCGCCGGAATATACGCCAAAGGTGGGTATCTTGACGACAGAACCGATGGCGATCCGGATATAGACTGGGAGCGTTTCTATCTTGGTGGTATCAATTCTATCAGAGGATTTGACGATACGGACATCAACGGAACCCGGGATGGGTCTGATATTGAGGTTGGTGGTGAAATGTATTGCCAGTTTAATATTGAAATGATGTTTCCCATTGCCGAGGAACAGGCGGTTTACGGCGTTCTTTTCTATGACAGGGGCGATGTCTATAACCATGGTGAAAACATCGACTTGGGCGATCAATATTCCAGCTCTGGTTTAGAGCTAAGGTGGAATTCTCCCATGGGACCCATCAGACTGGCCTATGGCATTGTTTTAGACGGAAAAGACGTTAAGAGTACCGGTGATGGTCAGTTTGACTTTTCCATTGGTGCATTTTTCTAATACTCATGGGCTTGAGCTGTTCTATCAACACCAGGACTCAACCCACAATACAATATAAAGGTAATTAACGATTTATTGATACTTTTATATTAGAATAATAAAATTTTATCTTCGGAGGCATAAATGAAAAAAAGCATTATTATTCCCGCAGTTTTGATGATTGCTGCAATGTTTACTTGCAGCGCTTTTGCAGCGGATGCGGCTAAAATCGGTGTGGTTAGTTTTGAAAAAATTTTGAAGGAATCCAGTGCCGGCAAAGTGATGCAAAAAGACCTCAAGGCCAAGCTTACTGAACTTCAGGGAAAACTCCAGGCTGAGGAAAAAAAAGTTAAAGACATGTCTGCCGCCTTGGAACGAGAAGCGCTTGTTCTTAGTGCTGAAAAGAAACTTGAACGTCAGAGGGAATTGCGGGACAAGGCGGATGACCTAAAAAAAATGAATGCCGACTATACCCAGGAAATGAAGATTCTTCAGAATAAGCGGATGAATCAAATGCAAAAAGAGGTCTTTGACATCGCCAACGAATTAGGCAAGGCCCAAGGGTATACGTTAATCATTGAACAAAAAGTCGCCGGTGTTATCTATGCTGCAGATCAAGTGGATATCACGGATCAGGTAATCAAAAAATACAATTCAACATACGCGAAGAAAAAATAATTCATGCTTACAGCAGAACAAATTGCTGCAATGGTCAATGCCCGGATACATGGGGATCCGGGTACAATCATTTCCGGGGTATCCTCCTTTGACGATGCCGGGCCAAGTGATCTTACCTTTGCAGTGGATCACTCTTTTTTTTCCAGGCTTGATGAAACAAAGGCAGGAATGATCCTTGTTCCCAATGACGCCCCTGAGGTTTCCGGCATCACACTTCTTTACACGGCTAATCCGAAACTCGCTTTTTTTAAGGTCGTGGAACACCTGATGCCTGAGGAGCCGCTGAAAGAATTTATTCACCCTTCGGCGGTAATTGCAGATGACTGTATTATCGGCCAGGGCACACGCATTGATGCTCATGTCAGTATCGGGCCCGGCTGCACCATCGGCAGTCATGTTCACATCATGGCCAATACGGTGATCGGGAAACAATGCCGGATCAATGATTCCTGCCGGATCAGTTCCAATGTTACCCTAGTCGATAAAACACGGATCGGCAAGCAGTCCATTATTCATCCCAATTGTGTTATCGGCTCTGACGGGTTTGGATTTGTCCAGGACGGCTACGCCCATGCTAAACTGGTACATACAGGGTACGTCCATATCGGTGATTGTTGTGAAATTGGAGCCTGTAATACCATTGACAGGGGAACCTTAGGCATAACCCGTATCGGAAACGGCGTTAAAACGGACAATCAGGTTCATATCGCCCACAATGTTAAAATCGGGGATAATACACTTGTGGTGGCCCAGGTGGGTATTGCCGGGAGCACAACCATTGGTAAAAATGTAATTATTGCAGGCAAAGCCGGTATTTCCGGCCATCTTAAGATAGGAGACGGGGCCATTGTCGGTCCCTATGCCGGCGTCAGCGCCAATGTTTCTCCAGGCGATATCGTTTCAGGTATCCCCCATATGTCCCATAAAATTTGGCTTAAAGTATCCCGTATCATACCCCGGCTACCCAGTTTAAGAACACGACTGCTTTCCCTTGAAAAACGGCTGAAAAAGCTGGAAAGCAACCGGACGGAGCAACCATGACCGAAACCAATCAACAGATTCACCCAATTCATCCTATTCATCCAACGGCAATTATTGATCCATCTGCCAGGATTGATGAGAATGTCACCATTGGCCCTTATACCATTGTCAAAGGCGATGTTACCATTGGATCCGGCACAACCATCGGGCCTCATTGCACCATTGACGATCATGTCACCATCGGCCCGGACTGTAATATATTTCAGTACGCTTCCATTGGCGGCGCTCCTCAGGATCTTAAATTTCACGGTGAAATTACTCATCTGACCATTGGCAGGGGGACCATTATCCGTGAATTTGCCACTATCAACAGGGGCACGGGGTTTGGCGGCGGATTGACTGCGGTGGGAGAAGATAACTATCTGATGGCCTATACCCACGTTGCCCACGACTGCAAAACCGGCAAAGGCGTCATTCTTGCCAACAACGCGACCCTTGCCGGACACATTGAGATCGGGAATTATGCCACGATAGGCGGTCTTGTGGCCATCCATCAATTTGTCAAAATCGGAGACTATGCCTATATCGGCGGTAAATCTGCAGTGGTTAAAGACATTCCTCCTTTTG
This window of the uncultured Desulfobacter sp. genome carries:
- the lpxA gene encoding acyl-ACP--UDP-N-acetylglucosamine O-acyltransferase, which encodes MTETNQQIHPIHPIHPTAIIDPSARIDENVTIGPYTIVKGDVTIGSGTTIGPHCTIDDHVTIGPDCNIFQYASIGGAPQDLKFHGEITHLTIGRGTIIREFATINRGTGFGGGLTAVGEDNYLMAYTHVAHDCKTGKGVILANNATLAGHIEIGNYATIGGLVAIHQFVKIGDYAYIGGKSAVVKDIPPFVIAAGDRATLHGLNNVGLKRHNFDTPVVRQLKKAYRIFFRIGLTVTQAVERTKAEVEQLPEVVSFIEFIKNSNRGVTR
- the bamA gene encoding outer membrane protein assembly factor BamA, whose product is MRKFKFSVLLAAFFYVLGTGVVSAEEQVAVALFPFHVQAEQPDEKIVAAVSKMLKEKLEKDGAKVVITDIFVDTTDWGYDQFHQEGIRLGVDWIITGDIFIAGQALSIDSQMHNVYEKQAPLTFFSQSPSLSELYAGITSLEKSIIGELFEQKIISAISIKGNVRVDSDAIQRVISSKVGDLLTGTSLNNDLNSVYKMGYFDDVVVKKQNMDRGVEVIFEVREKPSVRNIRFENNNIYEDKELFEVVATSTGSILNAYKLNNDVNKLKRLYYEKNYHNCRISYDIKPLENHQADVIFNIEEGEKVRITAIEFEGNKYFDDDDIKDQMQTREKGFWSFITSSGDLDETELDNDVLRIEAFYKNNGFINVKVSDPVVNMGKEEITIEFKIDEGEQYKNGVVGVKGDILTTEEELLTLLLSPKSELYNRELIRKDMITLNDFYANQGYANVRVIPRVDKNDDQAIVNINFDIEKGPLVYFNRIVITGNNKTRDKVIRRELAIEEQGLYSMKKIQRSNRNLVFKDYFQNIDIKPVKTKEENKRDIHVSVEEKPTGNFSFGGGFSSDDGPFGQFSVEERNLFGKGQTGKFTIRMSGETALYDIGFTEPWLFDRPISAGFNIYKFEHEYDHYDKNAYGLTLRAASRRFWDYTTIGLVYNIEKFDIDDVEEENTSVSEGSYLTSSIMPYISYDSRNHNFLPTEGMYHKLSIEYAGEILGGEIDFTKYLVESAVFFPLFWKFSAGIYAKGGYLDDRTDGDPDIDWERFYLGGINSIRGFDDTDINGTRDGSDIEVGGEMYCQFNIEMMFPIAEEQAVYGVLFYDRGDVYNHGENIDLGDQYSSSGLELRWNSPMGPIRLAYGIVLDGKDVKSTGDGQFDFSIGAFF
- the lpxD gene encoding UDP-3-O-(3-hydroxymyristoyl)glucosamine N-acyltransferase, which codes for MLTAEQIAAMVNARIHGDPGTIISGVSSFDDAGPSDLTFAVDHSFFSRLDETKAGMILVPNDAPEVSGITLLYTANPKLAFFKVVEHLMPEEPLKEFIHPSAVIADDCIIGQGTRIDAHVSIGPGCTIGSHVHIMANTVIGKQCRINDSCRISSNVTLVDKTRIGKQSIIHPNCVIGSDGFGFVQDGYAHAKLVHTGYVHIGDCCEIGACNTIDRGTLGITRIGNGVKTDNQVHIAHNVKIGDNTLVVAQVGIAGSTTIGKNVIIAGKAGISGHLKIGDGAIVGPYAGVSANVSPGDIVSGIPHMSHKIWLKVSRIIPRLPSLRTRLLSLEKRLKKLESNRTEQP
- a CDS encoding OmpH family outer membrane protein, with product MKKSIIIPAVLMIAAMFTCSAFAADAAKIGVVSFEKILKESSAGKVMQKDLKAKLTELQGKLQAEEKKVKDMSAALEREALVLSAEKKLERQRELRDKADDLKKMNADYTQEMKILQNKRMNQMQKEVFDIANELGKAQGYTLIIEQKVAGVIYAADQVDITDQVIKKYNSTYAKKK